One stretch of Euphorbia lathyris chromosome 7, ddEupLath1.1, whole genome shotgun sequence DNA includes these proteins:
- the LOC136234728 gene encoding RING-H2 finger protein ATL80-like — translation MPRPLRFLGADIPSPTTPSAEQPATLDSDFVVILAALLCALICVLGLVAVARCAWLRRLSSAANSQTPPQPAFPAAANKGLKKKVLRSLPKETLSADSVPKFSDCVICLAEFAAGDEIRILPQCGHGFHVSCIDTWLGSHSSCPSCRQILVVARCQKCGGVPAPASSSGGGGGGGGEGESECRVKEREDVVNRFLP, via the coding sequence aTGCCTCGTCCTCTCCGATTTCTCGGCGCCGATATTCCGTCGCCGACGACTCCCTCAGCTGAACAACCAGCCACTCTCGACTCAGACTTCGTTGTAATCCTCGCCGCACTTCTCTGCGCTCTAATCTGCGTTCTAGGTCTCGTCGCCGTCGCCCGTTGCGCTTGGCTCCGCCGCCTCTCCTCCGCAGCGAACTCTCAAACTCCGCCTCAACCTGCTTTTCCTGCCGCGGCAAACAAGGGGCTAAAGAAGAAGGTACTCCGCTCTCTCCCTAAGGAGACTCTCTCTGCCGATTCAGTACCTAAATTCTCCGATTGCGTTATCTGTTTGGCTGAATTCGCTGCCGGAGATGAAATTCGGATCCTGCCTCAGTGTGGTCACGGGTTTCATGTGAGCTGTATTGACACGTGGCTTGGTTCGCACTCGTCGTGTCCGTCTTGCCGGCAGATTTTGGTGGTGGCTAGGTGTCAGAAGTGTGGGGGTGTACCGGCCCCGGCGAGTTCGAgtggcggcggcggcggcggcggcggagAAGGTGAAAGTGAGTGTAGAGTAAAAGAGCGTGAAGACGTTGTTAATAGGTTCTTGCCTTag